A single genomic interval of Argopecten irradians isolate NY chromosome 8, Ai_NY, whole genome shotgun sequence harbors:
- the LOC138330033 gene encoding uncharacterized protein isoform X4 yields MNDWMRMAMDQSSGGGAGVPNTVSDNNWQQFKSPAQRKEDSEINYRKTYADLTSKIAYRYPNPGAPRLRQGRIGGTWRHIKEVLPHGGGRVCYVDGLIRVYDDASFNTRLHSASSQRHHLRNLQHSWDTAPNVQLPPLSRSNGQLSFEDPDVARKIRLSSAQKYKGFYKQN; encoded by the exons ATGAACGACTGGATGAGGATGGCGATGGATCAAAGCTCCGGGGGTGGAGCGGGAGTCCCTAACACTGTCAGCGATAACAACTGGCAACAATTTAAATCG CCTGCACAAAGAAAAGAGGATTCGGAAATTAACTACAGAAAGACATACGCAGATCTGACATCAAAGATTGCCTACAGATACCCTAACCCAGGTGCTCCTAG ACTACGACAGGGCCGTATTGGAGGTACCTGGCGACACATTAAGGAAGTACTCCCACATGGGGGTGGTAGAGTGTGTTATGTTGACG GCCTTATACGTGTGTATGACGATGCTAGTTTTAACACAAGACTACACTCAGCCTCATCACAACGCCATCATCTACGTAACCTGCAACATTCCTGGGACACTGCACCCAACGTTCAAC TGCCACCACTAAGTAGAAGCAATGGACAATTATCATTTGAAGATCCAGACGTCGCGAGGAAAATTCGACTGAGTTCAGCTCAAAAGTACAAAGGATTTTACAAACAGAATtga
- the LOC138330033 gene encoding uncharacterized protein isoform X3: MRKHHEGTTYGHMNDWMRMAMDQSSGGGAGVPNTVSDNNWQQFKSPAQRKEDSEINYRKTYADLTSKIAYRYPNPGAPRLRQGRIGGTWRHIKEVLPHGGGRVCYVDGLIRVYDDASFNTRLHSASSQRHHLRNLQHSWDTAPNVQLPPLSRSNGQLSFEDPDVARKIRLSSAQKYKGFYKQN, translated from the exons ATGCGGAAACACCATGAAGG AACAACATATGGCCATATGAACGACTGGATGAGGATGGCGATGGATCAAAGCTCCGGGGGTGGAGCGGGAGTCCCTAACACTGTCAGCGATAACAACTGGCAACAATTTAAATCG CCTGCACAAAGAAAAGAGGATTCGGAAATTAACTACAGAAAGACATACGCAGATCTGACATCAAAGATTGCCTACAGATACCCTAACCCAGGTGCTCCTAG ACTACGACAGGGCCGTATTGGAGGTACCTGGCGACACATTAAGGAAGTACTCCCACATGGGGGTGGTAGAGTGTGTTATGTTGACG GCCTTATACGTGTGTATGACGATGCTAGTTTTAACACAAGACTACACTCAGCCTCATCACAACGCCATCATCTACGTAACCTGCAACATTCCTGGGACACTGCACCCAACGTTCAAC TGCCACCACTAAGTAGAAGCAATGGACAATTATCATTTGAAGATCCAGACGTCGCGAGGAAAATTCGACTGAGTTCAGCTCAAAAGTACAAAGGATTTTACAAACAGAATtga
- the LOC138330032 gene encoding major egg antigen-like: MALFRSELHVPVKRDDMTFQDRQVKSWEDMEVRMEKRRKEWDSEFESMKNEFFKLKPTEKSGSSNAVDTLDNLKTIFVNDLHGGQKFKVRFDVSEFRPEEIQVRVQDNKIAVSAKHEEKSTSSSVSKEYSRQVDIPSNVDQDKLQCILSKDGILSIEGPVRGQILGKETLLPIQHAVSNSSPPTTNGTNGMSCTPSPNNQIAIARPLEVSTNTVKNPIITEPDGTRKLRLSVDVGEFRPEEIVVKTDKKKLIVHAEHEEKLTGRTMHKEFNKEYELPDSVDQTAISAYIGEEGKLYIEAPLKQMAQKRYSITQSHDVRKVVVTKESQVTVTDNQNRPLVTINVHRR; the protein is encoded by the coding sequence ATGGCTCTCTTCAGATCAGAGCTGCACGTGCCGGTAAAGAGGGACGACATGACGTTCCAAGACAGGCAAGTCAAGTCTTGGGAAGATATGGAAGTTAGGATGGAAAAGCGTAGGAAGGAATGGGATAGTGAGTTCGAAAGCATGAAGAATGAATTCTTTAAGCTCAAGCCTACAGAGAAATCTGGCAGCTCTAACGCTGTAGATACCTTAGATAATCTAAAGACTATTTTTGTAAACGACTTACACGGTGGTCAAAAATTCAAAGTACGTTTTGACGTCAGCGAATTTAGACCAGAAGAAATACAGGTTCGCGTGCAAGATAATAAAATAGCTGTTTCGGCGAAGCATGAGGAGAAATCTACTTCATCTTCAGTGAGCAAGGAATACAGTCGGCAGGTGGATATACCGAGTAACGTAGACCAAGATAAACTTCAGTGTATTCTGAGTAAGGACGGGATACTATCCATAGAGGGGCCTGTACGCGGACAGATTCTAGGAAAGGAAACGCTTCTGCCCATTCAACACGCAGTGTCCAACAGCAGTCCACCGACCACAAACGGAACAAACGGGATGTCGTGTACCCCGTCACCAAACAACCAGATCGCCATAGCTCGACCACTAGAGGTCAGCACCAACACCGTAAAGAATCCTATAATCACAGAGCCCGATGGAACACGGAAACTCCGGCTAAGTGTTGATGTTGGTGAATTTAGGCCCGAGGAAATAGTAGTAAAAACGGACAAAAAGAAACTAATTGTACATGCGGAACACGAGGAAAAATTAACTGGGAGAACAATGCATAAAGAATTCAATAAGGAGTATGAACTTCCTGACAGTGTCGATCAAACTGCCATTTCGGCCTACATTGGAGAGGAGGGCAAACTTTATATTGAAGCACCTCTGAAACAAATGGCGCAAAAACGGTACTCAATCACACAGAGCCATGACGTCAGGAAAGTTGTGGTCACTAAGGAATCCCAGGTGACCGTCACGGATAACCAAAATAGGCCACTGGTCACTATTAACGTCCATCGTCGTTAG
- the LOC138330033 gene encoding uncharacterized protein isoform X2: MEFSPAEDFSSDALLLKYRPASRRKTTYGHMNDWMRMAMDQSSGGGAGVPNTVSDNNWQQFKSPAQRKEDSEINYRKTYADLTSKIAYRYPNPGAPRLRQGRIGGTWRHIKEVLPHGGGRVCYVDGLIRVYDDASFNTRLHSASSQRHHLRNLQHSWDTAPNVQLPPLSRSNGQLSFEDPDVARKIRLSSAQKYKGFYKQN; the protein is encoded by the exons ATGGAGTTCAGCCCGGCGGAGGATTTCTCTAGTGATGCCCTACTGTTAAAGTATCGTCCAGCCAGCAGGAGAAA AACAACATATGGCCATATGAACGACTGGATGAGGATGGCGATGGATCAAAGCTCCGGGGGTGGAGCGGGAGTCCCTAACACTGTCAGCGATAACAACTGGCAACAATTTAAATCG CCTGCACAAAGAAAAGAGGATTCGGAAATTAACTACAGAAAGACATACGCAGATCTGACATCAAAGATTGCCTACAGATACCCTAACCCAGGTGCTCCTAG ACTACGACAGGGCCGTATTGGAGGTACCTGGCGACACATTAAGGAAGTACTCCCACATGGGGGTGGTAGAGTGTGTTATGTTGACG GCCTTATACGTGTGTATGACGATGCTAGTTTTAACACAAGACTACACTCAGCCTCATCACAACGCCATCATCTACGTAACCTGCAACATTCCTGGGACACTGCACCCAACGTTCAAC TGCCACCACTAAGTAGAAGCAATGGACAATTATCATTTGAAGATCCAGACGTCGCGAGGAAAATTCGACTGAGTTCAGCTCAAAAGTACAAAGGATTTTACAAACAGAATtga
- the LOC138330033 gene encoding uncharacterized protein isoform X1, protein MMYSDEPTPPDVRQRPFSASIYPDYPWQDLSQLIQRQRTTYGHMNDWMRMAMDQSSGGGAGVPNTVSDNNWQQFKSPAQRKEDSEINYRKTYADLTSKIAYRYPNPGAPRLRQGRIGGTWRHIKEVLPHGGGRVCYVDGLIRVYDDASFNTRLHSASSQRHHLRNLQHSWDTAPNVQLPPLSRSNGQLSFEDPDVARKIRLSSAQKYKGFYKQN, encoded by the exons ATGATGTACTCGGACGAGCCTACCCCTCCTGATGTTAGACAGAGACCTTTCTCTGCCTCTATCTACCCTGATTATCCATGGCAGGACCTGTCACAACTCATACAGAGGCAGAG AACAACATATGGCCATATGAACGACTGGATGAGGATGGCGATGGATCAAAGCTCCGGGGGTGGAGCGGGAGTCCCTAACACTGTCAGCGATAACAACTGGCAACAATTTAAATCG CCTGCACAAAGAAAAGAGGATTCGGAAATTAACTACAGAAAGACATACGCAGATCTGACATCAAAGATTGCCTACAGATACCCTAACCCAGGTGCTCCTAG ACTACGACAGGGCCGTATTGGAGGTACCTGGCGACACATTAAGGAAGTACTCCCACATGGGGGTGGTAGAGTGTGTTATGTTGACG GCCTTATACGTGTGTATGACGATGCTAGTTTTAACACAAGACTACACTCAGCCTCATCACAACGCCATCATCTACGTAACCTGCAACATTCCTGGGACACTGCACCCAACGTTCAAC TGCCACCACTAAGTAGAAGCAATGGACAATTATCATTTGAAGATCCAGACGTCGCGAGGAAAATTCGACTGAGTTCAGCTCAAAAGTACAAAGGATTTTACAAACAGAATtga